Genomic window (Phragmites australis chromosome 5, lpPhrAust1.1, whole genome shotgun sequence):
CGAAATGGACAGAAGGTCAATAGGCATGCCATGCATGAAAGAAAATCTAAAGCTACACCCGAAGGCTATGAACAGAAGCAGGCCAAAGATATCCATGTCATTCATGATGGCATTGGTCAATTAGGCGAGGAAAATCGTAAGAACTACTCAGATAAACCTAATGAGAAAAGACAAATGGATAATTCTTTGCCTCCATTGGACATGAAAGGAAGGAATGATCAGAAAGACATTAAGAAATATGACAAAAAGGATGGTCACCCTCGGAGGGAACTGATGAATGCAGAGGAGTTAGACCTCAATGGGTTAAAGAAACAGGACGTGGGTGCAGTGAAACCTGCTGGTGGCCCTGATCGTAGTTGGGGACATGCTGACTTGGGGCTTAAAACTCTGGGCCTAAAAAAGCAAGGGGAAACAGTGAACAAGGCTCCTCCTTATTCTAAGCCCTACAGAGCAACGGGTGAGAAGTCTGCTGAAGAAAATACCAATAGTTTGTATGATAGACCAAAGCATGCAAGAGAGTTTGGACAGCTGATGCAAGATAGGCAGCATGTGCCAGAGAAGGCAGTCAATATGCGGCCTCCTTATGTGAAGCCAAATTTTGAAAAGCATACAAATCAAGCTGTGAATGGTTGCAAGCATACCGGTGCCGAAGAAATAGGCCACCTGAGGGGTGAACCGGTTTATGATACACCTCATCCTGTTTCCGTCAGAAGGAAGAATGCAAAACCACCTGCAGATGTTGATGCTTATGATGGAATGGCTAATGAGGAAATGAAGACAAACCAAATACCTGATGACCGAAGAAGACATTCGAGCAAGAGGAATGGTGCCTATGACGACTATGACCAGAAAGGTGGTCGTATGCAACCCCTTGAAGGCATTGGGGCTAATGATGATATCAACAACGCAAGGCCTTTTCACCGAGCTCCTAGTGAACGAAGAAAACACAGAAGCAGGCGCAATGGACCGACAAGTGGCAGCGATAACAATGGGGCCATTGATGACCATGagtcggaggaggatgaggcgAACACTGCAATTGATTTTGGCAATCTTCTGACCCGAGCCCCTAGTTCACACAGGAAACACAGGAGTCGGAGTGCTGATCCCCGCAAGGGAGGCCGTGATGACGAAGAAAGGATGATGGATAAGCTTCTGATGCACTACAGCAAGAAAGGGACAGGTAGGGAGGAGCGCAAAGAAAGAGTGAAATCCCGGATCCCCCGACCTAGAGCCGATCAACCTGCTGATAGTGTCATAAAACTATCTAGCAAAGAAGAGACACCTGCGCATCCTCCTGAAAGAGCTTTATCTCTGCCTTCAGAATCTGCAAGCctgaaggcgaagccgaaggccccTGTTCGGTCCATGTCCATGCAGCCAGAAAAGTCTAGAGGGAATGTGCACCCAAGAATGCCAGATTTCGACGAACTGGCTGCGCGGATCAGCGCTCTGAGGAACGCATGAGCTGCCACTAGACTGTATTTCAGAATTGTCTCTGTTCTTTCAGGAACTTCTATCATAGCATCTGAAATCTAATGGTTCCTGGGGTCACGAGAATGAGAGAAGACATCTGTGATAGTTTCCTGCTTCCTTGCAACCTTTCTTGGTATACTTGCTTGTGTTGCTCTCAGTGTCTTGGTATTGGCAGGAGCAGTTAAATGGTGATTCATAGGGATACCATAGCATTACTACATTGATTTGGATGTGGTTGTTTGTTGTACTCATAGAACAATTGTTGTCAGTGTGTAGATGCCATTAATGAGGCTATAATGATAACTTTCTTCTTATTTACAGTTTATTTCTCCCTCCATTTTACAATATTTGTCAAACCTCACTGTGTAAAAATGGCCTGAAACCTTTTTGGATTAGAGAGGACTTGCAAGATATCACAATCCATCCATGAACTTGGATACTGTCAGTTTTGTCTGATCAtagtatcagaccacccatcaTCTGGAGCTGGTAGACGCCatttctttagaaaaaaatagGCAATCTGGCATTGTCTCATTTCTTATTTCTCCTAGGAAGACCATGTGACGGTTGCCGCAACAAGTGGTGCCGACGCCGACAGCCTCTGCTGAGCAGAGCCGCATAATAATAAGCACGTTCTTCTGGATTCCCTGGTCAATCACTGCTAGCAGTATTATTTTTTGGGGGTCTTGGGATCAATCTTAGTAGCGGTACTAAATTGTCAACAAAAGCAATCGGCAGTCTTATTTCATCCATCCAAACATAAAAGGATTGCATGTTCTTTATTCTTTCCTCTGTAGCTTAGAGTCAGAGACAACTGATGAAGAACTCTTTGGCTAGGTTATTAGGTGTTGAAATAAAGTGAATTATTCATCTTTTCTCATCAGTTTAGGCTTTTAGTGAACTGATCGGTACATGAAACTTAATACGGTATCAGGGCTAGATGTTTTAAATTCGAGTCATGGCAAACACAATTAAACAAAATAATTACATTTGACTCTTATCAGCTTAGGCTTTTTGGTGCTTTATATATAACTAGTAA
Coding sequences:
- the LOC133918399 gene encoding uncharacterized protein LOC133918399, whose protein sequence is MFDSLLHSKFYNKCKHAIKCTRTRLDLLRRKKQAMVKFLKKDVADLLTNGLESHAFARMEGLIIEMNQSSCYDMIEQYCEYIVKQLNNLQKESECPQEALEAVSTLIFAAARYPDLPELCDLRYIFTERYGSSIEAFVNSEFVQKLQNKSFTNEEKLQVMKSVAEELSVPFNSKALEWKITCGLQNEHDLPKKGSLKQVEEASARNGQKVNRHAMHERKSKATPEGYEQKQAKDIHVIHDGIGQLGEENRKNYSDKPNEKRQMDNSLPPLDMKGRNDQKDIKKYDKKDGHPRRELMNAEELDLNGLKKQDVGAVKPAGGPDRSWGHADLGLKTLGLKKQGETVNKAPPYSKPYRATGEKSAEENTNSLYDRPKHAREFGQLMQDRQHVPEKAVNMRPPYVKPNFEKHTNQAVNGCKHTGAEEIGHLRGEPVYDTPHPVSVRRKNAKPPADVDAYDGMANEEMKTNQIPDDRRRHSSKRNGAYDDYDQKGGRMQPLEGIGANDDINNARPFHRAPSERRKHRSRRNGPTSGSDNNGAIDDHESEEDEANTAIDFGNLLTRAPSSHRKHRSRSADPRKGGRDDEERMMDKLLMHYSKKGTGREERKERVKSRIPRPRADQPADSVIKLSSKEETPAHPPERALSLPSESASLKAKPKAPVRSMSMQPEKSRGNVHPRMPDFDELAARISALRNA